The following coding sequences lie in one Rutidosis leptorrhynchoides isolate AG116_Rl617_1_P2 chromosome 6, CSIRO_AGI_Rlap_v1, whole genome shotgun sequence genomic window:
- the LOC139853073 gene encoding RNA-binding protein BRN1-like, whose protein sequence is MAEGSMPRKHSDESVKLFVGQVPKHMTEAQLIAMFKEFALVDEVNIINDKATRASRGCCFVICPSREEADKAVDAFHNKKTLPGASSPLQVKYADGELERLEHKLFVGMLPKNVSEGEVSTLFSQYGTLKDLQILRGSQQTSKGCAFVKYETKEQAVAAIEDLNGKHKMEGSTVPLVVKWADTEKERQARKAQKAQLMASNLANVDPSQHPSLFGALPMGYMSPYNGYGYQATGTYGLMPYRLPGVQNQAPFTNLSPNQANALRAASPRNYPVSPGGYMGPAYTSVPRLQYPLPYRPFSGPSSPVPPEVNNQAATSSTVTGNATDHVEGPPGANLFIYHIPQEFGDEDLANAFQSFGRVLSSKVFVDKATGVSKCFGFVSYDSPASAQSAINTMNGYQLGGKKLKVQLKRDNRQNKSY, encoded by the exons ATGGCGGAAGGTAGCATGCCGCGTAAGCACAGCGACGAAAGTGTGAAATTGTTCGTCGGTCAAGTACCTAAGCATATGACAGAAGCACAATTAATAGCAATGTTCAAAGAATTTGCTCTTGTTGATGAAGTCAACATCATCAATGACAAAGCTACGCGAGCTTCTCGAG GTTGTTGTTTTGTTATATGTCCTTCTAGAGAGGAAGCGGATAAAGCTGTGGATGCGTTTCATAACAAGAAAACTTTGCCTGGG GCATCTAGTCCGTTGCAAGTGAAGTATGCTGATGGCGAGCTGGAACGGCTAG aacacaaactttTCGTCGGTATGCTTCCTAAGAATGTATCTGAAGGTGAAGTTTCAACGTTATTTTCACAATACGGGACCTTGAAAGACTTGCAAATTCTTAGAGGTTCTCAACAAACGAGCAAAG GTTGTGCTTTTGTTAAGTATGAAACAAAAGAACAAGCTGTTGCTGCTATAGAGGACCTTAATGGAAAACACAAGATGGAG GGTTCAACTGTCCCTTTGGTTGTTAAATGGGCCGACACTGAAAAGGAAAGGCAAGCTAGAAAAGCTCAAAAAGCTCAATTGATGGCTTCTAATTTGGCAAATGTTGACCCGTCACAACATCCATCTTTATTTGGAGCACTTCCTATGGGCTATATGTCTCCATATAATGGTTACGGGTATCAG GCTACTGGAACTTATGGGCTCATGCCTTATCGTCTTCCCGGGGTCCAGAATCAGGCCCCTTTTACCAACCTGAGCCCAAACCAAGCAAATGCGTTACGAGCCGCCTCTCCAAGAAACTATCCAGTCTCCCCAGGTGGTTACATGGGCCCTGCTTATACATCCGTGCCCAGGCTTCAATATCCTCTACCATACCGACCTTTCAGCGGCCCATCTAGCCCAGTACCACCAGAAGTTAATAATCAGGCTGCAACGTCTTCAActgtcactggaaatgcaactgaCCATGTTGAAG GTCCACCTGGTGCCAATCTATTCATCTATCACATCCCCCAAGAATTCGGTGATGAAGATCTTGCAAACGCTTTTCAATCATTTGGAAGGGTTTTGAGTTCCAAAGTTTTCGTTGACAAGGCAACTGGTGTTAGCAAGTGCTTCG GTTTTGTCAGTTACGACTCCCCAGCTTCAGCACAGTCTGCAATTAATACGATGAATGGATACCAGTTAGGTGGTAAGAAGTTGAAGGTTCAACTTAAAAGAGACAACAGACAGAATAAATCTTACTGA